In the genome of Candidatus Saccharimonadales bacterium, one region contains:
- a CDS encoding S1 RNA-binding domain-containing protein, translated as MAKNNLTMDELLASSPAKIKTGDMVEGTVTSVRKHEVWVDLGANGIGVIFRREVGHQDLKEGDQITASVVDPELDEGYALLSMKRAVKDRGWNELQRVFEAQEIVEVSPYDANRGGLLIELEGIRGFLPVSQLAAEHYPRVSDSDKDEILTKLNTLTGQTLRVRILDVSRKDNKLIFSEKEAVRDDMQGRLEKLKVGDIVEGVVTGVIDFGAFVNVDGIEGLVHISEISWERVEDPRKYVKVGDRVQAKIIAIDKDRLSLSIKQMSDDPWLSEVKKFKKGELVEGKITRITPFGAFVQLSPSVEALVHVSEMSDDESIDPEEIFKLNEKKQFKVLDIDTDNRKIALSLKDIK; from the coding sequence GTGGCAAAAAATAACTTAACTATGGACGAGTTGCTTGCTTCCAGCCCGGCAAAAATCAAAACCGGCGATATGGTTGAAGGCACCGTCACATCTGTGCGCAAGCACGAAGTCTGGGTAGACCTGGGGGCGAACGGTATCGGCGTGATTTTCCGCCGTGAAGTGGGTCACCAAGACCTAAAGGAAGGTGATCAAATTACGGCTAGTGTAGTAGATCCCGAATTAGACGAAGGCTACGCTCTTCTATCTATGAAGCGGGCTGTCAAAGATCGTGGCTGGAATGAGCTACAGAGAGTTTTTGAAGCTCAAGAAATCGTTGAGGTTAGTCCATATGACGCCAACCGCGGCGGTTTACTCATAGAGCTTGAGGGCATTCGGGGCTTTTTGCCGGTTAGCCAGTTGGCTGCCGAGCACTACCCACGCGTATCAGATAGCGACAAAGACGAAATCTTGACTAAGCTTAATACTTTGACTGGCCAAACTTTGCGCGTCCGCATCCTGGATGTTAGCCGCAAAGACAACAAGCTGATCTTTTCCGAAAAAGAAGCCGTGCGTGACGACATGCAGGGTCGACTAGAGAAGTTGAAGGTTGGCGATATTGTTGAAGGCGTAGTAACTGGTGTAATCGATTTCGGCGCTTTTGTTAACGTGGACGGTATCGAAGGCCTGGTGCACATTAGCGAAATTTCTTGGGAGCGCGTCGAAGACCCACGCAAGTACGTTAAAGTCGGCGACCGTGTTCAGGCTAAAATTATCGCCATCGACAAAGACCGCTTGAGCTTATCTATCAAGCAGATGAGCGACGATCCATGGCTAAGCGAGGTTAAAAAGTTCAAAAAAGGTGAGCTAGTCGAGGGTAAAATCACTCGTATTACCCCGTTTGGCGCCTTTGTTCAGCTGAGTCCAAGTGTCGAGGCTTTGGTACACGTCTCTGAAATGAGCGACGACGAAAGCATTGATCCAGAAGAAATCTTCAAGCTGAACGAGAAGAAACAGTTCAAAGTTCTAGATATAGACACCGACAATCGTAAGATTGCCTTAAGTCTAAAAGATATTAAATAA
- a CDS encoding ROK family protein, whose translation MYLAVDIGGSKTLLAVFDKHGQIIKEQKFPTPKDYQEFLATLISAATALKPDPGFAAIAVAAPGKIDRKSGVALDFGNLPWHDVNLKTDLEPVAGYAPVFIENDANLAGLSEALLVHNQYKKVLYLTVSTGIGDGIIINGIIDPDFADSEPGQMVLEHKGSLQKWEDFASGRALKEKYGKKASEIDDPAIWKEFVKGLAQGIGELVATLMPEVIIVGGGVGAHFDKFGSFLADELKLYENNMVKIPPIIEAQRPEEAVVYGCYDLIKQHL comes from the coding sequence ATGTACTTAGCGGTGGATATTGGGGGAAGTAAAACGCTGCTAGCGGTCTTTGATAAGCATGGCCAAATTATTAAAGAACAAAAGTTTCCCACCCCCAAGGACTACCAAGAGTTCTTGGCAACCTTGATATCTGCTGCTACTGCCCTCAAGCCAGACCCCGGTTTTGCCGCTATAGCCGTCGCGGCACCCGGTAAAATTGATCGCAAGTCCGGCGTAGCTCTCGATTTTGGCAATCTGCCCTGGCATGATGTAAATCTTAAAACAGATCTGGAACCGGTTGCCGGCTATGCCCCAGTTTTTATTGAAAACGATGCGAATTTGGCCGGCCTAAGCGAAGCACTCTTAGTGCACAACCAGTATAAGAAAGTGCTTTATTTAACTGTTAGCACTGGAATTGGCGATGGAATTATCATAAACGGTATAATTGATCCTGATTTCGCCGACAGTGAACCCGGCCAAATGGTTCTAGAACACAAAGGGAGCTTGCAGAAGTGGGAAGATTTCGCCTCGGGCAGAGCCCTTAAAGAAAAGTATGGTAAAAAGGCCAGCGAAATCGACGACCCCGCTATTTGGAAAGAGTTCGTGAAGGGTCTCGCTCAAGGAATTGGCGAGTTAGTTGCTACATTAATGCCGGAGGTTATCATCGTAGGCGGTGGCGTCGGCGCCCACTTTGATAAATTTGGTAGTTTTTTGGCCGACGAACTAAAACTGTATGAAAATAATATGGTTAAAATCCCACCGATTATTGAAGCCCAAAGGCCGGAGGAAGCGGTAGTTTACGGTTGCTATGACCTCATTAAACAGCATTTATAA
- a CDS encoding ImmA/IrrE family metallo-endopeptidase: MTALNNTKTKDFVDALAIDYPHFSFKTGHQDHWSPRTKTIFYNPNRPLGELKCSLLHELAHGVLNHKDYSTDFELLKLEAEAWELASEIGKKYNVDISDDHIQDCLDTYRDWLHHRSTCPACGMHVLQKDAISYRCFNCHTQWTVTNERFVRAYRRSFNKKKSA, encoded by the coding sequence ATGACCGCATTAAACAACACCAAAACTAAAGACTTTGTCGATGCTTTAGCAATCGACTATCCTCACTTTTCTTTTAAAACTGGCCATCAGGATCATTGGTCGCCGCGCACTAAGACCATTTTTTATAATCCAAACCGTCCGTTAGGGGAGCTAAAGTGTAGCCTACTGCACGAGCTGGCGCATGGCGTACTGAATCACAAAGATTACTCAACCGACTTTGAGTTATTGAAACTAGAGGCCGAAGCCTGGGAGCTAGCCTCTGAGATTGGTAAAAAATACAACGTAGATATCAGCGATGATCATATTCAAGATTGTTTGGATACTTACCGCGACTGGCTGCATCATCGAAGTACCTGCCCTGCTTGCGGCATGCACGTTCTACAAAAGGACGCTATTAGTTATAGGTGTTTTAATTGCCACACTCAGTGGACCGTGACAAATGAGCGTTTTGTGCGGGCCTATCGTCGGTCTTTCAACAAAAAGAAGTCCGCTTAA
- a CDS encoding KGG domain-containing protein has product MPGTKAGGQKAAATNKAKYGKDFYARIGKVGGQLGHTGGFAANRDLAREAGRRGGRISRRTSTKKA; this is encoded by the coding sequence ATGCCAGGAACTAAAGCAGGCGGTCAGAAAGCTGCCGCCACCAACAAAGCTAAGTACGGTAAAGATTTTTACGCCCGCATTGGTAAAGTTGGCGGTCAATTAGGCCACACCGGTGGTTTTGCCGCTAACCGTGATCTAGCTCGCGAAGCTGGTCGCCGTGGCGGTCGTATTTCTCGCCGCACCAGCACCAAAAAAGCCTAA